A genomic window from Caldicellulosiruptor kronotskyensis 2002 includes:
- a CDS encoding glycoside hydrolase family 31 protein: MARIFLVHGDRLISKYDKEILWIEAWGKNSLRVRATHEGSMPENDWALSPKTKIGGNNIEIKILDNRGIIKNGNIYAVIEPSGDIKFYNNENKIILQEYTSKFAAGLRKRGREFQPILGGSYRLTVRFESEPNEKLYGMGQYQQPFLNLKGCALELAHRNSQSSVPFLVSNIGYGFLWNNPAIGKVVFGKNITEWEAYVTKIMDYWITAGNTPAEILEQYMEVTGTPPMMPDYAMGFWQSKLRYRNAQELMDIAYEYKKRNLPLDVIVIDFFHWPHQGDWKFDEDYWPYPEKMVEELRKMGIEVMVSIWPTVEKESENYEEMFSKGLLISTDRGPRVTMQFVNDTLFVDMTNPEAREFMWGKVKENYFSKGIKMYWLDEAEPEFHKYEFDNYRYYLGPCLEIGNIYPLLYAKTFYDGLKKEGIENIINLIRCAWAGSQRYGVVVWSGDIASTFESLRNQVACGLNMAMAGIPWWTSDIGGFYGGDPEDPSFRELIIRWFQFGAFCPVFRLHGDRKPYIPPTSNKGGGRMGSGGPNEVWSYGEEAYEIFKKYLTIREKLKPYIKRQMLLTHKKGTPIMRPLFYDFPFDTKSWEIEDEFMFGPDILLAPVLYEGMRERTVYLPEGAYWREWETGKVYEGGKEIICQAPLTTIPIFIRDGVVLF; encoded by the coding sequence ATGGCAAGGATTTTCTTGGTTCATGGAGATAGATTGATAAGTAAATACGATAAGGAAATACTGTGGATTGAAGCATGGGGCAAAAACAGTTTGCGAGTTCGTGCAACACACGAAGGAAGTATGCCAGAAAATGATTGGGCTTTGTCACCAAAAACCAAAATTGGTGGTAATAATATAGAAATCAAAATTTTGGACAATAGAGGAATAATAAAAAACGGTAATATATATGCTGTAATTGAGCCAAGTGGGGATATTAAGTTTTACAACAACGAAAACAAAATTATATTGCAAGAATATACTTCAAAATTCGCTGCAGGACTGCGCAAAAGAGGACGTGAATTTCAGCCCATATTAGGGGGCAGTTATCGATTAACTGTTCGTTTTGAATCAGAGCCTAATGAAAAGCTTTATGGAATGGGACAATATCAGCAACCATTTTTAAATTTAAAAGGCTGCGCATTAGAACTTGCACATAGGAATTCTCAATCAAGTGTTCCATTTTTAGTTTCAAACATTGGATATGGTTTTTTATGGAACAATCCAGCAATTGGAAAGGTCGTATTTGGCAAGAACATAACTGAGTGGGAAGCATATGTAACCAAAATTATGGATTATTGGATAACAGCAGGAAATACTCCTGCTGAAATTTTAGAACAATACATGGAAGTAACAGGAACACCTCCAATGATGCCCGACTATGCAATGGGGTTTTGGCAAAGTAAACTAAGATATAGAAATGCTCAAGAGTTAATGGATATAGCATATGAATACAAAAAGCGAAATCTTCCTCTTGATGTAATAGTAATTGATTTTTTCCATTGGCCACATCAGGGAGATTGGAAATTTGATGAAGATTACTGGCCTTATCCAGAAAAAATGGTTGAAGAGCTCAGAAAAATGGGTATTGAAGTAATGGTATCTATATGGCCGACTGTTGAAAAAGAAAGCGAAAATTATGAAGAGATGTTTTCTAAGGGCTTACTTATAAGTACTGACCGAGGACCGCGAGTAACTATGCAGTTTGTCAATGACACTCTTTTTGTTGATATGACTAATCCCGAAGCACGTGAATTTATGTGGGGAAAAGTCAAAGAAAATTATTTTTCAAAAGGTATTAAAATGTACTGGCTTGATGAAGCCGAACCAGAATTCCATAAATATGAATTTGATAATTATCGATATTATTTGGGACCATGTTTAGAAATAGGAAATATTTATCCTCTATTGTATGCAAAAACTTTTTATGATGGATTGAAAAAGGAAGGTATAGAAAACATAATTAACTTAATTCGTTGTGCTTGGGCTGGTTCCCAACGCTATGGAGTGGTTGTGTGGTCGGGGGATATTGCATCTACATTTGAGTCATTGAGAAATCAAGTTGCATGTGGCTTAAATATGGCAATGGCGGGAATACCCTGGTGGACAAGTGACATAGGAGGTTTCTATGGTGGCGATCCAGAGGATCCTTCTTTCAGAGAGTTGATAATCAGATGGTTTCAATTTGGAGCATTTTGTCCTGTATTTCGGCTGCATGGTGATAGAAAGCCTTATATTCCACCGACGAGTAATAAAGGTGGTGGGAGAATGGGTTCTGGAGGGCCCAATGAGGTTTGGAGCTATGGAGAAGAAGCTTACGAAATTTTCAAGAAGTATCTCACTATACGTGAAAAACTTAAACCGTATATTAAAAGACAAATGTTACTCACACATAAAAAAGGAACACCAATTATGCGACCTCTGTTTTATGATTTCCCCTTTGATACAAAATCATGGGAAATAGAAGATGAATTTATGTTTGGTCCAGATATATTGTTAGCTCCTGTGTTATATGAAGGCATGAGAGAAAGAACTGTTTATCTACCTGAAGGTGCTTACTGGAGAGAGTGGGAAACAGGAAAAGTATATGAAGGTGGAAAAGAAATTATTTGCCAAGCTCCTTTAACTACAATACCAATTTTTATACGGGATGGAGTTGTGTTGTTCTAA
- a CDS encoding carboxylesterase/lipase family protein, with the protein MLRRAVTENGIVEGLPASDPRITVFKGIPFAAPPVGKLRWKPPQPCKNWEGVYKAYTFAPISIQATPGLDPNNIYTKEWHVDPNVPMSEDCLYLNVWTPAKHPDEKLPVMIWFFGGGLQVGYTSEMEFDGERIARRGIVFVSVNYRLNVFGFFAHPEISEENKDGPKANFGLLDQLAGIEWVRRNISAFGGDPNNITIFGQSAGGGCVTAHVTSPVSRGLFQRAIIQSGGGFAPRFNQGYPTLSEAEKMGEEFFKFLGVKNLDEARSIDARVIFEKSEEFGYRWGFVKDGVYIVDDPVRLIVKGNWHKIPLIMGHTANEFIEKPNVETIEEFKEYAYKKFGEDADEYIRLCTEGSDDIAQIREKGTINMFEIGNLMWCEHNAKTKDTTIYCYCFDPEVPGDDAGAFHSSELWFVFETLAKCWRPFVGKHYDLARQMCNYWTNFAKKGDPNGNDADGTPMPEWRPYTEEEPFVMLFGDKPCKDPNRPTELMKIMVRHLFKKLKID; encoded by the coding sequence ATGTTAAGAAGAGCAGTTACAGAAAATGGAATAGTAGAAGGGCTTCCTGCATCTGACCCGAGGATAACAGTGTTCAAAGGAATTCCTTTTGCAGCGCCTCCTGTGGGCAAATTAAGATGGAAGCCACCGCAGCCATGTAAGAATTGGGAGGGTGTTTACAAAGCTTATACTTTTGCACCCATTTCAATTCAAGCTACACCAGGATTAGATCCAAATAATATTTACACAAAAGAGTGGCACGTTGATCCTAATGTACCTATGAGTGAAGATTGTTTGTATTTAAATGTATGGACACCTGCAAAACACCCTGATGAAAAATTACCAGTAATGATTTGGTTTTTTGGTGGAGGCTTACAGGTTGGTTACACTTCAGAGATGGAGTTTGATGGTGAACGCATAGCAAGGAGAGGAATTGTGTTTGTAAGTGTAAATTATCGATTAAATGTATTTGGCTTTTTTGCGCATCCTGAGATTTCAGAAGAGAACAAGGATGGGCCGAAAGCTAATTTTGGATTATTAGATCAGTTGGCAGGAATAGAATGGGTAAGACGAAATATTTCGGCTTTTGGAGGTGATCCAAACAATATCACTATATTTGGACAATCTGCAGGTGGAGGCTGTGTTACTGCACATGTTACATCACCTGTTAGCAGAGGGTTATTTCAGAGAGCCATTATACAAAGTGGAGGTGGGTTTGCACCGCGTTTCAATCAGGGGTATCCCACATTAAGTGAAGCTGAGAAGATGGGAGAAGAATTCTTCAAGTTTTTAGGAGTTAAGAACCTGGATGAGGCAAGGAGCATAGATGCAAGGGTTATTTTTGAGAAATCCGAAGAATTTGGTTATAGATGGGGATTTGTAAAAGATGGGGTTTATATAGTTGATGATCCTGTAAGGCTTATTGTAAAAGGAAATTGGCATAAAATACCTTTGATAATGGGACATACGGCAAATGAGTTTATAGAGAAACCAAATGTTGAAACAATAGAAGAATTCAAAGAGTATGCATACAAGAAATTTGGTGAAGATGCCGATGAATATATTAGACTATGTACTGAAGGAAGCGATGATATTGCTCAAATAAGGGAAAAAGGTACAATTAATATGTTTGAGATTGGGAATCTAATGTGGTGTGAACATAATGCAAAAACCAAAGATACAACCATTTATTGTTATTGCTTTGATCCAGAGGTACCAGGTGATGATGCAGGTGCATTTCATTCATCTGAACTATGGTTTGTTTTTGAAACCTTAGCAAAATGTTGGAGACCTTTTGTGGGTAAACATTATGATTTAGCAAGGCAGATGTGTAACTATTGGACAAATTTTGCTAAAAAGGGTGATCCTAATGGAAATGATGCAGATGGCACTCCAATGCCAGAGTGGAGACCTTATACTGAAGAGGAACCATTTGTAATGTTGTTTGGGGACAAACCATGTAAAGATCCAAACAGGCCCACTGAACTTATGAAGATTATGGTGAGACATCTTTTTAAAAAGTTAAAAATAGATTAA
- a CDS encoding serine hydrolase domain-containing protein has translation MAKFDDLSRLLNSFVESGLPGCACAIAKNGEILWEGYFGYADLERKIPMNENSVFRLASMTKIIICTAALILYERGKYLLSDPVYEYIPEYKETYVYVRDKKGNVQIEKTKNPILIKHAFTMTVGLPYPFRDSPTAIEMRKVKEELTKKYGKYDIVTEAKAMATVPLEFEPGTRWLYGYGHDIVAALIQVISGKKVSKFLREEIFEPLGMNDTGYRYFGDIENRMVSCYKRNEDGTFERVKGMLDEFHQPDAIYEAGGAGLFSTVRDYLKFSQMLANGGVYKGQKIIGRKTIDLMRTNQLNRRQLLDFNKNNIYLSGYGYGLGVRTLMSINESNFNSSIGEFGWTGALGTYVSIDPSEGFSLVYMHQMVPNMEEYYHLRVRSVAYGCL, from the coding sequence ATGGCAAAGTTTGATGATTTATCAAGGTTATTAAATAGCTTTGTGGAAAGTGGTTTGCCGGGTTGTGCATGTGCTATAGCAAAGAATGGAGAAATTCTGTGGGAAGGATATTTTGGTTATGCAGATTTAGAAAGGAAAATACCCATGAATGAAAATAGTGTTTTCAGATTAGCCTCAATGACCAAAATTATAATTTGTACTGCTGCTTTGATACTTTATGAAAGAGGGAAGTATCTTTTAAGTGATCCGGTTTATGAGTATATACCGGAATATAAAGAAACATATGTATATGTAAGGGATAAAAAAGGTAATGTACAAATAGAAAAAACAAAAAATCCTATACTCATAAAACATGCTTTTACTATGACGGTAGGGTTACCATATCCTTTCAGAGACTCTCCTACAGCAATTGAAATGAGAAAAGTAAAAGAAGAGTTGACAAAAAAATATGGGAAATATGATATAGTTACTGAAGCAAAGGCTATGGCTACAGTACCTCTTGAATTTGAACCTGGAACACGATGGTTGTATGGATATGGGCATGATATAGTAGCAGCATTAATACAAGTAATATCTGGCAAAAAAGTAAGTAAGTTTTTGCGTGAGGAGATTTTTGAACCTTTAGGAATGAATGATACTGGATATCGTTATTTTGGTGATATAGAAAATAGAATGGTTTCATGCTATAAAAGAAATGAAGATGGAACGTTTGAAAGAGTTAAAGGGATGTTAGATGAATTTCATCAACCTGATGCAATATATGAAGCAGGAGGAGCAGGTCTTTTTTCCACGGTAAGGGATTATTTAAAATTTTCGCAAATGCTTGCTAACGGAGGAGTTTATAAAGGCCAAAAGATAATTGGTAGAAAAACTATAGATTTAATGAGGACCAATCAATTAAATAGGAGACAGTTGTTAGACTTTAATAAAAACAATATTTACTTATCAGGATATGGATATGGGTTAGGCGTAAGAACTCTCATGAGTATTAATGAGAGTAATTTTAACAGTTCTATTGGTGAGTTTGGATGGACAGGTGCACTTGGAACTTATGTTTCAATTGATCCGAGTGAAGGTTTTTCTTTAGTATATATGCATCAGATGGTACCGAATATGGAGGAATACTATCATTTAAGAGTAAGGTCAGTTGCTTATGGTTGTTTGTAA
- the melA gene encoding alpha-glucosidase/alpha-galactosidase codes for MLKIAIIGAGSGVFTRNLVRDILSYPELRDSTIALMDIDSIRLEFMRKALQKLIEQEKYPTKLEATTDRKEALKGAKYVIVTIQVGGLKPFEYDIYIPLKYGVKQAVGDTIGPGGVFRALRTIPVLLDIAKDMEELCPDALLLNYVNPMAMNCWALNKATNIKNVGLCHSVHGTAEFLAKIIGAKMEEVSYLCAGINHMAWFLKFEWNGKDAYPLIREKANDPEIYTQDVTKFEILKHFGYYVSESSFHMSEYVPYFRKSDDWINKIHRTHSWHKEHYNGMYLHCCLDAAKTLLEDLKKMAEADYIDPKRSNEYCATIIHSIETNTPSVINGNVENKGLIKNLPEGCCVEVPCLVDKNGIQPTYVGDLPPQLAALNRTNINVQELTVLAALTGDREAVYHAIMMDPLTSAVLDLDEIRKMVDEMFEAEKEWLPEKFYK; via the coding sequence ATGCTCAAAATAGCTATCATAGGGGCGGGAAGTGGAGTTTTCACAAGGAACTTAGTAAGAGACATTTTGTCATATCCAGAGCTAAGAGACTCTACAATAGCGCTTATGGACATTGACAGTATAAGGCTTGAATTTATGAGAAAAGCTCTGCAAAAGCTCATTGAACAGGAAAAGTATCCTACTAAACTTGAAGCTACAACTGATAGAAAAGAGGCTTTAAAAGGTGCAAAATATGTTATTGTCACAATACAGGTTGGAGGTTTAAAACCTTTCGAGTATGACATTTACATTCCTCTAAAATACGGTGTAAAACAGGCAGTTGGCGATACAATAGGTCCAGGTGGAGTTTTCAGAGCTCTTAGAACAATACCGGTTTTGCTTGATATTGCAAAGGACATGGAAGAGCTGTGTCCTGACGCACTTTTGCTCAATTATGTAAATCCAATGGCAATGAATTGCTGGGCGTTAAACAAGGCTACGAATATAAAAAATGTAGGACTTTGTCATAGTGTTCATGGAACTGCTGAATTTTTAGCAAAGATTATTGGGGCGAAAATGGAAGAGGTTTCATACTTATGCGCAGGTATAAACCACATGGCGTGGTTTTTAAAATTTGAGTGGAATGGAAAAGATGCATATCCTCTTATAAGAGAAAAAGCAAATGACCCCGAAATCTATACACAGGATGTTACAAAATTCGAGATACTAAAACATTTTGGATATTATGTTTCAGAGTCAAGTTTTCACATGTCTGAATATGTTCCCTATTTTAGGAAGAGCGACGATTGGATAAATAAAATCCATAGAACACATTCATGGCACAAAGAACATTACAATGGTATGTATTTGCATTGCTGCTTAGATGCTGCGAAAACTTTGCTTGAGGACCTAAAAAAAATGGCAGAGGCAGACTACATCGACCCGAAAAGAAGTAACGAATATTGTGCAACTATCATCCATTCTATAGAGACAAATACTCCAAGTGTGATAAATGGTAATGTTGAGAACAAGGGTTTGATAAAAAATTTGCCTGAAGGATGCTGTGTTGAAGTGCCATGCTTGGTTGACAAAAATGGTATTCAGCCAACTTATGTGGGAGATCTACCACCACAGCTTGCAGCTTTGAATAGAACAAATATAAACGTTCAAGAGCTAACTGTTCTTGCTGCTTTGACAGGTGATAGGGAAGCAGTTTATCATGCAATTATGATGGACCCTCTCACAAGCGCTGTTTTAGATTTGGATGAAATACGCAAGATGGTAGATGAGATGTTTGAAGCTGAAAAAGAATGGTTACCAGAAAAGTTTTACAAATAA
- a CDS encoding NAD(P)-dependent alcohol dehydrogenase: protein MKTMKAIVLEKPKVLKTEIRNRPVIMEDEVLVAVKCVGICGSDIHYYEHGKIGNYVVEKPLILGHEASGEVISIGRNVKKFNVGDKVVIEPGATCGKCEYCKSGRYNLCPDVKFLATPPVDGALCEYLAVKEDYLFKIPDNIEYDVATLVEPLSVGIHGAIRGNVKLGDKVLILGLGPVGLLTILAVKAFGASQIIAVDVQPLRLNAAKELGATHIINAKDSNYKQLILEATQNVGPDVTFETAGSKETSILAFEITKRGGRIVLIGLLPDNEVSVNINSIVDNEYNVYGVFRYANTYRKAIEVLSNNLDKVKKLITHRFKFDEAIQAFEFVRGNKDKCIKAVIVI from the coding sequence GTGAAAACAATGAAGGCTATTGTTTTGGAAAAACCAAAAGTTTTAAAAACGGAAATAAGGAATAGACCTGTGATTATGGAGGATGAAGTATTAGTCGCTGTCAAGTGTGTAGGGATTTGTGGTTCTGATATTCATTATTACGAACATGGGAAAATAGGTAATTATGTAGTGGAAAAACCATTGATTTTAGGTCATGAGGCAAGTGGAGAAGTTATTAGTATAGGGAGGAATGTGAAAAAATTTAATGTTGGAGATAAAGTAGTTATCGAACCTGGGGCGACTTGCGGAAAATGTGAATATTGTAAGAGTGGACGATATAATCTATGTCCTGATGTTAAGTTTTTGGCTACACCACCTGTTGATGGAGCATTATGTGAATATTTAGCGGTAAAAGAAGATTATTTATTTAAAATTCCTGATAACATCGAATATGATGTTGCAACTTTAGTTGAACCTTTGTCAGTTGGTATTCATGGTGCTATAAGAGGTAATGTAAAACTTGGAGATAAAGTTTTAATTTTAGGCTTAGGGCCAGTTGGACTGCTGACTATTTTAGCAGTGAAAGCTTTTGGAGCGAGTCAAATAATTGCTGTAGATGTCCAACCTCTAAGATTGAATGCTGCAAAAGAATTGGGTGCTACTCATATAATAAATGCTAAAGACAGCAATTATAAACAATTAATACTTGAAGCAACACAAAATGTAGGCCCAGATGTAACTTTTGAAACAGCTGGTTCTAAAGAAACAAGCATATTAGCATTTGAAATAACTAAACGAGGTGGAAGAATAGTGTTAATAGGATTGTTGCCAGACAACGAAGTGTCAGTTAATATAAATTCTATAGTTGATAACGAGTATAACGTTTATGGTGTTTTTAGATACGCTAATACTTACAGAAAGGCAATTGAGGTTTTGTCAAATAATTTAGACAAGGTTAAAAAGTTGATAACTCATAGATTTAAGTTTGATGAGGCAATTCAGGCTTTTGAATTTGTAAGAGGGAATAAAGACAAATGTATAAAAGCGGTGATTGTCATATAA
- the arfA gene encoding arabinosylfuranosidase ArfA, whose translation MKKTKVLYDREFVIGQVDKRIYGSFLEHMGRAIYTGIYEPDHPQADEMGFRKDVLELVRKLNVPIVRYPGGNFVSGYNWEDGVGPKEKRPRRLELAWRAIETNEVGVNEFIEWAKRANTSVMMTVNLGTRGIDAARNLLEYCNFPGGTYYSDLRRQHGYQQPHNIKVWCLGNEMDGDWQIGHKTAYEYGRLARETAKVMKWIDPSIELVAAGSSGPKMPTFPEWEAIVLDHTYDLVDYVSLHVYYGNPEKDTKNFVAKSLEMEEFIKTVISTIDYIKAKKRSKKVVNISFDEWNVWYHAHLEGKDQKAEPWAQVRAIAEEDYVFEDAILVGCMLIALLKHCDRIKMACMAQLVNVIAPITTVKGGIAYRQVIYYPFMHAANFGHGVALLPKVNSPKYDSKDFTDVPYIETVATYNEEKNEITVFAVNRDLEEEMQVEFKLDGFEGFEVVEHIVYESDDIYKGNTQDKPDNVVPHKGGNSKIEGNVLTSILPKFSWNVIRLKKKEN comes from the coding sequence ATGAAAAAAACAAAGGTACTCTATGATAGGGAGTTTGTAATTGGACAGGTAGACAAGAGAATCTACGGTTCATTTTTGGAGCACATGGGAAGAGCAATATACACGGGAATCTATGAACCAGACCATCCGCAGGCTGATGAAATGGGGTTTAGAAAAGATGTTTTAGAACTTGTTCGTAAGCTGAATGTTCCTATTGTAAGATATCCTGGCGGCAATTTTGTGTCGGGGTATAACTGGGAAGATGGTGTGGGTCCAAAAGAAAAAAGACCGAGAAGACTTGAGCTTGCGTGGAGAGCAATTGAGACAAATGAGGTTGGGGTAAACGAATTTATTGAATGGGCAAAAAGAGCAAACACCTCTGTTATGATGACAGTAAACCTTGGTACACGGGGAATTGATGCAGCAAGAAACTTACTTGAGTATTGCAACTTCCCAGGCGGCACATACTACAGTGATTTGAGACGTCAGCATGGTTATCAGCAGCCGCACAACATAAAAGTATGGTGTCTTGGGAACGAGATGGACGGGGACTGGCAGATAGGTCATAAAACTGCATATGAGTATGGAAGACTTGCAAGAGAGACAGCAAAGGTTATGAAGTGGATAGACCCAAGTATTGAGCTTGTTGCAGCGGGAAGCTCTGGGCCCAAAATGCCAACATTTCCTGAGTGGGAAGCAATTGTTTTGGACCACACATATGACCTTGTAGATTATGTTTCTCTACATGTGTATTATGGAAATCCTGAAAAGGACACAAAGAATTTTGTTGCAAAATCGCTTGAAATGGAAGAGTTTATCAAAACAGTTATATCAACAATTGACTATATAAAGGCTAAAAAGAGAAGCAAAAAGGTTGTTAATATCTCATTTGACGAATGGAATGTATGGTACCATGCTCATCTTGAGGGAAAAGACCAGAAAGCAGAACCCTGGGCTCAAGTTCGTGCTATTGCTGAAGAAGATTATGTGTTCGAAGATGCAATTTTGGTAGGATGCATGCTGATTGCGCTTTTGAAACACTGTGATAGAATCAAGATGGCGTGCATGGCACAGCTTGTAAATGTAATTGCCCCAATTACCACTGTAAAAGGTGGAATTGCTTACAGACAGGTAATCTATTATCCTTTCATGCATGCTGCAAACTTTGGACATGGAGTAGCACTGCTTCCTAAGGTAAATTCTCCTAAATATGATTCAAAAGACTTTACTGATGTTCCATACATTGAAACAGTTGCAACATACAATGAGGAAAAGAATGAAATAACAGTCTTTGCAGTCAACAGAGATTTAGAAGAGGAGATGCAAGTTGAATTTAAGCTTGATGGTTTTGAAGGCTTTGAGGTTGTGGAGCACATTGTATATGAAAGTGATGATATTTACAAAGGAAACACTCAAGATAAGCCTGACAATGTTGTGCCCCACAAAGGTGGAAATTCAAAGATAGAAGGCAATGTTTTAACATCCATATTGCCCAAATTCTCATGGAATGTTATCAGGTTAAAGAAGAAAGAAAATTAA
- a CDS encoding alpha-L-fucosidase produces the protein MDEYFKTIQKGPFEATWESLRQFKCPQWFLDAKFGIWAHWGPQSVPMYGDWYARNIYREGEPQYYYHWRKYGHPSKVGYKDIVQMWKAERFNPEELIDLYIKAGAKYFVAQAVHHDNFDNWNSRYHRWNAVNMGPKKDIVGMWCRAARERGLPFGVSEHLAASFSWFAPSKGHDTKGPYKGVPYDGNDPAYEDFYHANKEEYELEKKHGKIVNWYSPNPEWHKKWFLRIKDLIDQYEPDLLYSDGGVPFGEVGLHIVAHLYNTSAKNHSGINQAVYTQKDTRPEVYTVGVLDIERGAAEDILSHPWQTDTCLGGWFYDVRAVYKTPQQVIEMLIDIVSKGGNLLLNIPQKPDGTLDDECLYILDEIAKWMRVNGEGIYATRPWIRYGEGPTKGQGGAFQEKKLEWTQEDFRFTQKDGKIFAFQMKYPGDHKAIIKSLGLSSGIFVKKIKLLGFEDELEFDQLENALVIKLPEKWYDTGYPHCFCIEQN, from the coding sequence ATGGATGAGTATTTTAAAACTATCCAAAAAGGTCCCTTTGAAGCAACTTGGGAATCTTTAAGACAATTCAAATGTCCTCAGTGGTTTTTGGATGCAAAATTTGGTATTTGGGCGCACTGGGGACCACAGTCTGTACCGATGTATGGGGACTGGTATGCAAGAAATATCTACAGAGAAGGAGAGCCACAGTATTATTATCACTGGCGAAAGTATGGTCATCCTTCAAAGGTTGGTTACAAAGACATAGTTCAGATGTGGAAAGCCGAAAGGTTTAACCCAGAGGAACTAATTGATCTGTATATCAAAGCAGGTGCAAAATATTTTGTTGCTCAGGCTGTTCACCACGATAACTTTGATAACTGGAATTCTCGATACCATAGGTGGAATGCAGTAAATATGGGCCCTAAGAAAGATATTGTTGGAATGTGGTGCAGAGCTGCAAGAGAAAGAGGACTTCCGTTTGGTGTATCAGAACATTTGGCTGCAAGCTTTTCGTGGTTTGCACCAAGCAAGGGACATGATACCAAAGGACCATATAAAGGTGTACCGTATGATGGAAATGATCCAGCTTATGAAGATTTTTATCATGCAAATAAAGAGGAATATGAATTAGAAAAAAAACATGGGAAGATTGTCAATTGGTACTCACCTAATCCTGAGTGGCACAAGAAATGGTTTTTAAGAATCAAAGATCTAATCGACCAATATGAGCCAGACCTTTTGTATTCAGATGGGGGTGTACCATTTGGAGAAGTAGGACTTCATATTGTTGCACATCTTTACAACACAAGTGCGAAGAACCATAGTGGTATAAATCAAGCTGTCTATACTCAAAAAGATACAAGACCTGAGGTTTATACAGTAGGTGTTTTGGACATTGAACGTGGAGCAGCCGAAGATATTCTGTCTCATCCATGGCAGACGGATACATGTTTAGGTGGCTGGTTTTATGATGTAAGAGCTGTATATAAAACTCCACAACAGGTAATTGAAATGCTTATTGATATTGTCAGCAAAGGTGGAAACCTTCTTTTAAATATTCCGCAAAAACCAGATGGCACGCTGGATGATGAATGTCTCTATATTCTTGATGAGATTGCAAAATGGATGAGAGTAAACGGAGAAGGTATATATGCAACACGTCCATGGATAAGATATGGAGAAGGTCCGACAAAAGGACAAGGTGGAGCTTTTCAGGAGAAAAAACTTGAGTGGACGCAAGAGGATTTTAGATTTACCCAAAAAGATGGGAAAATTTTTGCCTTTCAAATGAAGTATCCAGGGGATCACAAGGCAATCATCAAAAGTTTGGGACTATCAAGTGGTATTTTTGTAAAAAAGATAAAACTTTTAGGATTTGAAGATGAGCTTGAATTTGACCAGTTAGAAAACGCTTTGGTTATCAAATTGCCAGAAAAGTGGTATGACACAGGATATCCACATTGTTTTTGCATAGAGCAAAACTAA